One genomic window of Polyangium aurulentum includes the following:
- the cysS gene encoding cysteine--tRNA ligase: MPPIGLHLHDTMTGKLVPLVPRRAGEVRIYCCGPTTYDVAHVGHARAALVPDVLARHLRGQGVKVFYARNVTDVDDKILARAKESGETPTTLSARMTVLYQEDMRALGNADPDVEPRVSDHIPEIVRLIEQLIARGAAYAIDMPNGAKDVYYAVRTFDGYGKLSHRQIDDLCVGARIEASEIKRDPLDFALWKGCGAEAWGWDSPWGRGRPGWHIECSAMSERYLGFGFDVHTGGMDLVFPHHENEIAQSEAAHPGEGAFCSTWIHNGFVNVDKEKMAKSLGNFVTIRDVYERNDPEALRYFLLTVHYRGPIAFETDKRSDGRVVFPGVIEAERRIDYLYHTLGRLTSLAELSGGADSPESSGPGAKTTRMPKEMAPMMELVGTARSRIDAALDDDLNTPVALSVIAELAHRGNELVDLAQKRRKDAEMARSAPVIARMLARALISAVEPLGLMQTPPDQYRARTQARRLGLLGRTAEEINALVEERRAARQAKDFARADILRAELDALGIEIADNPTGTTWRIGP, encoded by the coding sequence ATGCCACCGATTGGCCTTCATCTCCACGACACCATGACCGGCAAGCTCGTGCCGCTGGTCCCTCGCAGGGCCGGCGAGGTGCGCATCTACTGCTGCGGTCCCACCACCTACGACGTCGCGCACGTCGGTCACGCTCGCGCCGCCCTCGTTCCGGACGTGCTCGCACGCCACCTGCGTGGCCAGGGCGTGAAGGTGTTTTACGCGCGCAACGTCACGGATGTGGACGACAAGATCCTGGCGCGCGCCAAGGAGAGCGGCGAGACGCCGACCACGCTCTCGGCCCGCATGACCGTGCTCTATCAGGAGGACATGCGCGCGCTCGGCAACGCCGATCCGGACGTCGAGCCGCGCGTCTCCGATCACATCCCGGAGATCGTCCGGCTGATCGAGCAGCTCATCGCGCGCGGCGCGGCGTACGCCATCGACATGCCGAACGGCGCGAAGGACGTCTACTACGCGGTCCGCACGTTCGACGGCTACGGCAAGCTGTCGCATCGCCAGATCGACGACCTGTGCGTCGGCGCGCGCATCGAGGCCTCGGAGATCAAGCGCGACCCGCTCGATTTCGCGCTCTGGAAGGGCTGCGGCGCGGAGGCGTGGGGCTGGGACAGCCCGTGGGGGCGCGGCAGGCCTGGATGGCACATCGAGTGCTCGGCCATGTCCGAGCGCTACCTCGGCTTCGGCTTCGACGTTCACACGGGCGGGATGGACCTCGTCTTCCCGCACCACGAGAACGAGATCGCGCAGAGCGAGGCCGCGCATCCGGGCGAGGGAGCCTTCTGCTCGACGTGGATCCACAACGGGTTCGTCAACGTCGACAAGGAGAAGATGGCGAAGTCGCTCGGCAACTTCGTCACCATCCGCGACGTCTACGAGCGCAACGACCCCGAGGCGCTGCGCTACTTCCTGCTCACGGTGCACTACCGCGGGCCGATCGCGTTCGAGACCGACAAGCGGTCCGATGGTCGCGTGGTGTTCCCGGGCGTGATCGAGGCCGAGCGGCGGATCGATTACCTCTACCACACGCTCGGCAGGCTCACCTCGCTGGCCGAGCTGTCGGGCGGGGCGGATTCGCCGGAGAGCAGCGGCCCTGGGGCGAAGACGACGCGCATGCCCAAGGAGATGGCGCCCATGATGGAGCTCGTCGGCACGGCGCGCTCTCGCATCGACGCCGCGCTCGACGACGATCTGAACACGCCCGTCGCGCTCTCGGTCATCGCCGAACTGGCGCACCGGGGCAACGAGCTGGTCGACCTCGCGCAGAAGCGCCGCAAGGACGCGGAGATGGCGAGGAGCGCGCCCGTGATCGCCCGCATGCTCGCGCGGGCGCTCATCAGCGCGGTCGAGCCGCTCGGGCTCATGCAGACGCCGCCCGACCAGTACCGCGCGCGGACCCAGGCGCGCAGGCTCGGGCTGCTCGGCAGGACGGCCGAGGAGATCAACGCCCTGGTCGAGGAGCGGCGCGCGGCCCGGCAGGCGAAGGATTTCGCCCGTGCGGACATCCTGCGCGCCGAGCTCGACGCCCTGGGCATCGAGATCGCGGACAACCCCACCGGCACGACCTGGCGCATCGGGCCCTGA
- a CDS encoding rhomboid family intramembrane serine protease, with product MLPLRDRLPTGRPPIVNYLLIATNVVAFVWMQALISVGGISARERMLRAHELVMDWGLVPDDLLTRPFAELPTVLTSMFMHDPSGWGHIAGNMLFLWIFGDNVEDALGSARYALFYVLCGAGAAAAQILVDPTSQIPMVGASGAISGVLAAYGSLYPRSPITVLNPIPLLWFFFGFFFELPAWLIILEYFVVNLFSGVGSLGMEGGGVAFFAHLGGFVAGLILVRFFMVGRTPRDHDRWSRFRSPPTSPRARSPYGAPYGQPRRPTRGQDPWGW from the coding sequence ATGCTGCCGCTCCGGGACCGACTGCCGACAGGGCGTCCGCCGATCGTCAACTACCTTCTCATCGCCACGAACGTCGTCGCGTTCGTGTGGATGCAGGCCCTCATCTCCGTGGGCGGCATCAGCGCCCGCGAGCGCATGCTGCGCGCGCACGAGCTGGTGATGGACTGGGGCCTGGTCCCCGACGACCTGCTCACGCGCCCCTTCGCCGAGCTGCCGACCGTGCTGACGAGCATGTTCATGCACGACCCGTCGGGCTGGGGGCACATCGCGGGCAACATGCTCTTTCTCTGGATCTTCGGCGACAACGTCGAGGACGCGCTCGGCAGCGCCCGCTACGCGCTGTTCTACGTGCTGTGCGGGGCCGGGGCCGCGGCGGCGCAGATCCTCGTGGACCCGACCTCGCAGATCCCGATGGTCGGCGCCTCGGGAGCGATCTCGGGCGTGCTCGCCGCCTACGGCTCGCTCTACCCGCGCTCGCCGATCACCGTGCTGAACCCGATCCCCCTTCTGTGGTTCTTCTTCGGCTTCTTCTTCGAGCTGCCCGCGTGGCTCATCATCCTCGAGTATTTCGTGGTGAACCTGTTCTCCGGGGTCGGCTCGCTCGGGATGGAGGGCGGCGGCGTGGCCTTCTTCGCGCACCTCGGCGGGTTCGTCGCAGGCTTGATCCTCGTCCGGTTTTTCATGGTCGGCAGGACCCCGCGCGATCACGACCGCTGGAGCCGCTTCCGATCGCCGCCCACCTCGCCCCGCGCCCGCTCGCCCTATGGCGCTCCGTACGGCCAACCTCGGCGGCCCACCCGCGGCCAGGACCCCTGGGGCTGGTGA